One region of Chryseobacterium sp. C-71 genomic DNA includes:
- a CDS encoding helix-turn-helix domain-containing protein, with protein sequence MTKIKETSTNFANKKALVEECPELYASKLIGGQWSLAICSYLINGKLRFGELRKSLGNITERMLTLQLRRLEEDKIITRTVFAEVPPRVEYELTEIGYKLKPVIEELDKWGTMHKASIED encoded by the coding sequence ATGACTAAAATTAAAGAAACCTCAACCAATTTTGCCAATAAAAAAGCCCTTGTCGAAGAATGTCCGGAGCTTTATGCTTCGAAACTGATTGGCGGACAATGGTCACTGGCGATCTGCAGTTATCTGATTAACGGCAAACTGAGATTCGGAGAATTAAGAAAAAGTTTGGGAAATATTACAGAAAGAATGCTCACCCTTCAACTTCGAAGACTGGAAGAAGACAAAATTATCACAAGAACCGTCTTTGCTGAAGTTCCGCCAAGAGTGGAATATGAGTTGACAGAGATTGGTTATAAATTAAAACCTGTCATCGAGGAATTAGATAAATGGGGAACGATGCATAAGGCAAGTATTGAGGATTAA
- a CDS encoding DHA2 family efflux MFS transporter permease subunit, producing the protein MQDSLVEYGARRVIITITAILCALLEIVDSTIVNVALNEMKGNMGATLSEVGWVITAYAIGNVIVVPMTSWLSQQFGRRNYFAASIIIFTVFSFLCGNADNIWELVFFRLCQGIGGGALLVTSQTIITESYPVEKRSMAQAIYGLGVIIGPTLGPPLGGYIVDNYSWPYIFYINIPIGIAATLMTLQFVKSPKFSEKRKASDVDWLGIMLLALTVGSLQFILERGHEEDWFESGMIVTFTTTAVLGFICFLWRELTFKYPIVELRVLKNGNLRIGTVMSFVLGFGLYGSTFIVPLYTQSILGWTALQSGALMIPAALTTAFMMPIIGRLLSKGAKQQILVSLGLFIFFVYSFWGYKILTPDTSKEAFFWMLIVRGMGLGLLFIPITSLSLSTLKGQEIGQGAAFTGMMRQLGGSFGIAAITTFIANASQKYRVNLISHLDGDSLDVQQRLAGLKANFIAKGMTPDNAMNAAYKVLDMTVTKQATVLSYMDVFLYLGIAFLVCIPFILFIRERKSKEKIDLSEAMH; encoded by the coding sequence ATGCAAGATTCATTAGTAGAATATGGAGCCCGAAGAGTGATCATTACGATCACAGCGATTCTTTGTGCTTTGCTTGAAATTGTGGATTCCACGATTGTAAACGTTGCCCTCAACGAGATGAAGGGGAACATGGGAGCTACGCTTTCTGAAGTGGGGTGGGTGATTACAGCATATGCAATCGGTAACGTAATTGTAGTGCCGATGACGAGTTGGCTTTCTCAGCAGTTCGGGAGAAGAAACTACTTTGCGGCCTCTATTATTATATTTACCGTGTTCTCATTCTTATGCGGAAATGCCGATAATATCTGGGAACTGGTGTTTTTCAGACTCTGTCAAGGAATTGGGGGTGGTGCATTGCTGGTAACCTCACAAACGATTATTACCGAATCATATCCTGTTGAAAAACGAAGTATGGCTCAGGCGATCTACGGTTTGGGAGTAATTATTGGTCCGACATTGGGCCCGCCATTGGGAGGTTATATTGTTGATAATTATAGTTGGCCGTATATTTTTTATATTAATATTCCAATCGGGATTGCGGCGACTTTAATGACTTTACAGTTTGTAAAAAGTCCGAAATTCTCTGAAAAACGTAAAGCTTCAGATGTCGACTGGTTGGGGATTATGTTGTTGGCATTAACAGTAGGTTCTTTACAGTTTATCCTAGAAAGAGGTCACGAAGAAGACTGGTTTGAAAGCGGAATGATTGTTACCTTTACTACAACTGCTGTTTTAGGTTTTATCTGTTTTCTTTGGCGTGAACTGACATTTAAATACCCAATCGTAGAACTTCGGGTTTTAAAAAATGGAAATTTAAGAATAGGAACTGTCATGTCATTTGTATTAGGATTTGGTTTATATGGATCGACGTTTATTGTTCCTTTATATACTCAGAGTATTTTGGGCTGGACGGCGCTTCAGTCCGGAGCATTGATGATTCCGGCAGCTTTGACGACAGCGTTTATGATGCCGATTATCGGAAGGTTGCTTTCTAAAGGTGCAAAACAGCAGATTTTGGTTTCGTTAGGATTATTTATTTTCTTCGTTTACAGTTTTTGGGGTTATAAAATTCTGACTCCTGACACGAGCAAAGAAGCATTTTTCTGGATGCTGATTGTAAGAGGAATGGGCTTAGGCTTATTATTTATTCCAATTACGTCACTGTCATTAAGTACTTTAAAAGGACAAGAGATCGGGCAGGGAGCAGCGTTTACAGGAATGATGCGACAGTTGGGTGGTTCTTTCGGGATTGCAGCGATTACGACATTTATTGCCAACGCAAGTCAGAAATACAGGGTGAATTTAATTTCCCATCTGGATGGTGACAGCTTAGATGTTCAGCAAAGATTAGCAGGTTTAAAAGCTAATTTCATTGCGAAAGGAATGACGCCTGATAATGCGATGAATGCTGCATATAAAGTCTTAGATATGACCGTCACCAAACAAGCCACCGTACTTTCTTATATGGATGTGTTTCTATATTTGGGAATAGCCTTTCTGGTTTGTATTCCGTTTATCTTGTTCATTCGAGAACGGAAAAGCAAAGAAAAGATTGATTTAAGTGAAGCTATGCACTAA
- the mnmE gene encoding tRNA uridine-5-carboxymethylaminomethyl(34) synthesis GTPase MnmE, protein MNHDTICALATANGIGAIGIIRISGDDAISVSAKIFEGKHLEKAQSHTVHYGFIKDGDEVIDEVMVSVFKAPKTFTAEDSVEISFHGSPHIAKKILEVLIKNGARMAKAGEFTMRAFMNGRIDLSQAESIADLIASENEASRKVALNQLKGGITNEISFLRTDLLNFVSLIELELDFAEEDVEFADRSALNQLLDKIETKLSSLIESFQYGNAIKNGTAVAIIGKPNAGKSTLLNALLKEERAIVSNIAGTTRDTIEEILHIKGHAFRLIDTAGLRETVDEIEAIGVKKAKEKVANANILVYLADAATENFSEDIEMIKSLQRDDLKLIICATKIDEVLTHQYELAENTFRAEISQDFDFITISAVENQNIQDLKDELSSYVEQLQSEEGNVVITNQRHYEALGKSLEAVDKVKDAITTQISTELLAYELRNALEHLGEISGEVTNDEVLGNIFSKFCIGK, encoded by the coding sequence ATGAATCACGACACTATCTGCGCACTTGCCACTGCCAACGGAATTGGAGCTATCGGAATTATCAGAATTTCCGGGGATGATGCTATTTCTGTTTCAGCAAAAATTTTTGAAGGTAAACATCTGGAAAAAGCTCAGTCGCACACTGTGCATTACGGCTTTATCAAAGATGGTGATGAGGTAATAGATGAGGTAATGGTTTCTGTTTTTAAAGCTCCGAAAACTTTTACAGCAGAAGATTCTGTAGAAATTTCTTTTCACGGATCACCCCATATTGCAAAGAAAATTCTTGAAGTTTTGATTAAAAACGGAGCAAGAATGGCAAAAGCCGGGGAATTTACGATGCGTGCTTTCATGAATGGCAGAATTGACCTGAGCCAGGCAGAATCTATTGCAGATTTGATTGCTTCTGAAAATGAAGCTTCGAGAAAAGTAGCTTTGAACCAACTGAAAGGAGGGATTACCAATGAAATTTCATTCTTGAGAACAGATTTATTAAATTTTGTTTCATTAATTGAGCTTGAATTAGATTTTGCGGAAGAAGATGTGGAGTTTGCGGATAGAAGTGCCTTGAATCAATTGCTTGATAAAATTGAGACTAAATTAAGCTCTCTTATTGAAAGTTTCCAATACGGAAATGCCATCAAAAACGGAACTGCGGTTGCAATTATCGGTAAGCCAAATGCCGGAAAATCTACTTTACTAAATGCTTTGTTGAAAGAGGAAAGAGCGATTGTAAGCAATATTGCGGGTACAACGCGAGATACGATTGAAGAAATTCTTCATATTAAAGGTCATGCATTCCGATTGATTGATACTGCAGGTTTACGTGAAACCGTAGACGAAATTGAAGCAATTGGCGTGAAAAAAGCGAAGGAAAAAGTAGCCAATGCAAATATTCTTGTTTATCTGGCTGATGCAGCGACAGAAAATTTTTCTGAAGATATTGAAATGATTAAATCTTTGCAAAGAGATGATTTGAAATTGATTATCTGTGCCACAAAAATTGATGAAGTTTTAACTCATCAATATGAGTTGGCTGAAAATACTTTCAGAGCTGAAATTTCACAAGACTTTGATTTTATCACAATCTCGGCAGTAGAGAATCAAAATATCCAGGATTTAAAAGACGAATTATCTTCCTACGTAGAACAGTTGCAATCTGAAGAAGGCAATGTTGTGATTACCAATCAACGTCACTATGAGGCTTTAGGAAAATCTTTGGAAGCTGTCGATAAAGTAAAGGATGCGATCACAACTCAAATCTCTACTGAGCTTTTGGCTTATGAACTGAGAAATGCTTTAGAACATCTTGGCGAAATTTCGGGTGAGGTGACCAATGATGAGGTGTTGGGGAATATTTTTTCTAAGTTTTGTATCGGGAAATAA
- a CDS encoding HlyD family secretion protein — translation MENNNTQITEPKKKKSLVFPIILAVIIVVGGIYGYRTYSYGQVHEETDDAQIASNMNPVISKISGYVAEVKVKDNQFVKKGDTLVILDNKDQRMALEQAQAALSTAKSNISSAQSSTNATSKNINSSQAAVATANAQIEAAKVNVWKTSQDLKRYSVLVKDHSITEQQYEQALAAKQSADKQLQVLVDTRNQIAQQTGIASSQTEASSQQISVAGSVAKQREVDVESARLNLSYTVITAPEDGFVGKVPIQAGQFLQAGSQLFSLVKNDQKWVIANFKETQVAKMVEGQKVKIEIDAFPDTDFEGVVSSFSPATGSTFSILPPDNASGNFVKVVQRLPIKIDFVKLDPNIAKRLRTGMNVKAEVSLK, via the coding sequence ATGGAAAATAACAATACTCAAATAACTGAACCTAAAAAGAAAAAAAGTTTAGTTTTCCCGATTATATTAGCGGTCATCATCGTCGTAGGTGGAATCTACGGTTACAGAACATATTCTTACGGGCAAGTTCACGAAGAAACGGATGATGCTCAAATTGCTTCTAACATGAATCCTGTAATTTCTAAAATTTCGGGCTATGTGGCAGAAGTGAAAGTAAAAGATAACCAGTTTGTGAAAAAAGGTGATACTTTGGTGATTTTAGATAATAAAGATCAGAGAATGGCTTTGGAACAAGCTCAGGCAGCTTTGTCAACAGCGAAAAGTAATATATCATCTGCGCAGTCTTCTACCAACGCTACTTCAAAAAATATCAACAGTTCGCAAGCCGCTGTAGCAACAGCTAACGCACAAATTGAAGCAGCAAAAGTGAACGTTTGGAAAACTTCTCAGGATTTAAAAAGATATTCAGTTTTAGTAAAAGATCACTCGATTACAGAGCAGCAGTATGAGCAGGCTTTAGCAGCAAAGCAATCTGCAGACAAGCAGTTGCAGGTTTTGGTAGATACTAGAAATCAAATTGCACAACAAACCGGAATTGCATCTTCACAAACTGAAGCAAGTTCGCAGCAAATTTCAGTTGCCGGTTCGGTAGCGAAACAGAGAGAAGTTGATGTGGAAAGTGCAAGATTAAATCTTTCTTACACCGTAATCACAGCTCCTGAAGATGGTTTCGTAGGGAAAGTTCCTATTCAGGCAGGACAGTTTTTGCAGGCAGGTTCTCAGTTATTCAGCTTGGTTAAAAACGATCAGAAATGGGTAATTGCCAACTTTAAAGAAACTCAGGTTGCTAAAATGGTTGAAGGACAAAAAGTGAAAATCGAGATTGATGCTTTTCCTGATACCGATTTTGAAGGCGTGGTAAGTTCATTCTCTCCTGCAACAGGTTCTACATTCTCAATTTTACCTCCTGATAACGCAAGTGGAAACTTTGTGAAAGTCGTGCAAAGACTTCCGATCAAAATTGATTTTGTGAAATTGGATCCGAATATTGCCAAAAGATTGAGAACAGGAATGAATGTGAAAGCAGAAGTTTCTTTGAAATAA
- a CDS encoding site-specific integrase: MNITLKQKNLADGSISLFIEYYKGSSTNVQGKRIHLRDFEYLKLYLHPDPKTPKEKKENKETMALAESILAIKKAEYVQGRYDLKDTVKSKRTFLKYFEELTDEKRLQDSSNNYGNWYSTLQHLKKIVSKNMTFDEIDEKFVKKVHRYFEKDALTRSEIPLSQNSKYSYFNKFKAALRNAFDNGYLTINYASKIKSFEQAESQREYLIFDELQRLAKADCKYPVLKKAFLFSCLSGLRWSDINTLIWKEVRDEGDISRVNFRQEKTEGVEYLYISKQARELLGERQDPQERVFKGLKYGMTYNTEIIRWCNRAAVPKHITFHSARHTNAVLLLENGADIYTVSKRLGHRELRTTQIYAKIVDSKMKEAAEIIPELNIEL; this comes from the coding sequence ATGAATATCACTTTAAAACAGAAAAATTTAGCTGATGGAAGCATTAGTCTTTTCATTGAGTATTACAAAGGTTCTTCCACCAATGTACAAGGAAAAAGAATTCATTTACGAGATTTCGAGTATTTGAAACTGTATTTGCACCCCGATCCTAAAACGCCGAAAGAAAAAAAAGAGAATAAAGAAACTATGGCTCTTGCTGAAAGTATTTTGGCAATCAAAAAAGCTGAATATGTCCAAGGACGTTACGACCTAAAAGATACGGTGAAAAGTAAAAGAACTTTTTTGAAATATTTTGAGGAGCTAACAGATGAAAAACGACTGCAAGATTCTTCTAATAATTACGGCAACTGGTATTCTACTTTACAACATCTAAAAAAGATCGTTTCAAAGAATATGACTTTCGATGAAATTGATGAAAAGTTTGTCAAAAAAGTTCACCGTTATTTCGAAAAAGACGCTCTCACCAGAAGTGAAATTCCACTTTCTCAAAACTCAAAGTATTCTTATTTCAACAAGTTTAAAGCTGCACTTCGAAATGCTTTCGATAATGGATATCTGACGATAAATTATGCTTCGAAAATAAAATCATTTGAACAGGCTGAAAGCCAAAGAGAATATCTGATTTTTGATGAACTACAACGATTAGCAAAAGCGGACTGTAAATATCCGGTTTTGAAAAAAGCTTTTCTTTTTTCGTGTTTATCAGGATTACGTTGGTCAGATATTAATACTTTGATTTGGAAAGAAGTTCGTGATGAAGGTGATATTTCTAGAGTCAATTTCCGACAAGAAAAAACAGAGGGTGTAGAATATCTTTATATTTCAAAACAAGCCAGAGAATTGTTGGGCGAAAGACAAGATCCCCAAGAAAGAGTTTTCAAAGGGTTAAAATATGGAATGACCTACAATACTGAAATTATCCGCTGGTGCAATCGTGCTGCGGTTCCCAAACATATAACTTTTCATTCAGCTCGACATACGAATGCTGTTTTACTCTTGGAAAATGGCGCAGATATTTACACAGTTTCCAAAAGATTAGGGCATCGAGAATTGAGAACTACGCAGATTTATGCAAAAATTGTGGATAGCAAAATGAAAGAAGCTGCTGAGATTATTCCGGAACTAAATATCGAACTGTAA
- a CDS encoding TolC family protein: MKRINNSVLVLSLFAGMMYTNAQEKKQLSLDEAVQLGIQNSKSLKIDAAKIEEATADLLAAKNRQLPELSVSASYLYLPIKPTIDLKIPGVSSAAGPEVHQVAYGSANLSVPIYSGGRIKYGIQSAKYLVEASKLSSENDKVAIAYNVAQAYNNLFKANQSIKVLEENLSASQKRDETFLKLENNGVIARNDRLKANLQTSNIELQLLEAKNNYNIANINMDLLIGLPDNTEIEVDQNYIDESDDVKPVDFYLNEARENRKDLQALDQQRKAAALGTKSAKAENLPSIAFTSGYVAADIPKFLTIYNAVNVGVGVSYNLSNLWKENSALKQSKAREMQLSATNELMNDNIKLEVNREYQNSDYSKKRIAVFEKAAVQANENYRITKNKYDNGLATMTELLDADAAQIAANVGVINAKADAALAYRKLLQTTGTLTIK; the protein is encoded by the coding sequence ATGAAGAGAATAAATAACTCAGTTCTTGTACTCTCCCTTTTTGCAGGAATGATGTACACTAATGCTCAGGAGAAAAAACAGCTCAGCCTCGATGAAGCTGTACAGTTGGGAATCCAGAACAGTAAAAGTTTAAAAATAGATGCTGCCAAAATAGAAGAAGCAACGGCTGATCTTTTGGCTGCAAAAAACAGACAGCTTCCGGAACTGAGTGTTTCGGCAAGTTATCTTTACCTTCCGATCAAACCTACTATTGACTTAAAAATTCCTGGGGTTTCCTCTGCAGCAGGTCCGGAAGTTCATCAGGTTGCGTACGGTTCGGCAAATTTAAGCGTTCCCATTTATAGCGGTGGAAGAATAAAATACGGAATTCAGTCTGCAAAATATTTGGTGGAGGCATCAAAATTAAGCAGTGAAAACGATAAGGTTGCAATTGCTTACAACGTGGCTCAGGCTTATAATAATTTATTTAAAGCCAATCAATCCATTAAAGTATTAGAAGAAAATCTTTCTGCTTCTCAAAAAAGAGACGAGACTTTTCTTAAGCTTGAAAATAATGGAGTTATCGCAAGAAACGACCGTTTAAAGGCAAACCTTCAGACTTCAAACATTGAATTGCAATTATTGGAAGCAAAAAACAACTACAACATCGCCAATATCAATATGGATTTGTTGATTGGACTTCCGGATAACACAGAAATCGAAGTTGATCAAAATTATATCGATGAATCTGATGATGTAAAACCTGTTGATTTTTATTTAAATGAAGCAAGAGAAAACCGTAAAGATCTTCAGGCTTTAGACCAACAGAGAAAAGCGGCTGCGCTGGGAACGAAATCTGCAAAGGCAGAAAATCTTCCTTCAATAGCTTTTACGAGTGGTTATGTTGCAGCAGATATTCCAAAGTTTTTAACGATTTATAATGCAGTGAATGTTGGAGTAGGGGTTTCTTACAATTTATCAAATCTCTGGAAAGAAAACTCAGCTCTGAAACAATCTAAAGCGAGAGAAATGCAATTGTCTGCAACGAACGAATTGATGAATGACAATATTAAATTAGAAGTCAACAGAGAATATCAGAATTCAGATTATTCTAAAAAGAGAATCGCTGTTTTCGAAAAAGCTGCGGTTCAGGCGAATGAAAACTATAGAATTACAAAAAATAAATACGATAACGGTTTGGCAACGATGACCGAACTTTTAGATGCTGATGCGGCACAAATTGCAGCTAACGTCGGAGTGATTAATGCAAAAGCAGATGCAGCTTTAGCGTATAGAAAACTATTACAAACTACAGGAACTTTAACAATCAAATAA
- a CDS encoding TetR/AcrR family transcriptional regulator, translating into MISKEENILFAAEKLFAEKGFPGTSTREISKAANVNISMISYYFGSKEKLYEKLVEYRMKEGQYFSNEILERTDINEWEKVERIVDQFAGRVRNHKMFFRIMQREQLYSDNPQILEFLKETKLSFISMYSKILESGLEKGIFTKNPPIYLLHSTVSGTLFYASNAKQMYKDFLKNDDDEKVFEETYFNELTQHIKHILKDLLGYEENK; encoded by the coding sequence ATGATTTCAAAAGAAGAAAATATATTGTTTGCTGCCGAGAAACTCTTTGCAGAAAAGGGTTTTCCGGGAACATCAACGAGGGAGATTTCTAAAGCAGCGAACGTTAATATTTCTATGATTTCTTATTATTTCGGTTCAAAAGAAAAATTATACGAGAAATTAGTTGAGTACAGAATGAAAGAAGGCCAGTATTTTTCTAATGAAATTTTAGAACGTACAGATATCAACGAATGGGAAAAGGTAGAGAGAATCGTTGATCAGTTTGCAGGAAGAGTTCGCAATCACAAAATGTTCTTCAGAATCATGCAGAGAGAGCAGTTGTACAGCGACAATCCGCAAATTCTTGAATTTCTGAAGGAGACCAAATTGAGTTTTATCTCGATGTACTCAAAAATTCTGGAAAGTGGTTTGGAAAAAGGAATTTTCACCAAAAATCCACCGATTTATTTGCTGCATTCTACCGTGAGCGGAACATTATTTTACGCTTCCAACGCCAAACAGATGTACAAAGATTTTCTTAAAAACGATGATGACGAAAAAGTTTTTGAAGAAACTTATTTCAATGAGCTTACACAACATATAAAACATATTTTAAAAGACCTTTTAGGTTATGAAGAGAATAAATAA
- a CDS encoding NAD(P)H-dependent oxidoreductase, producing MKTLVIVTHPKMEESLINKRWVEELNKFPEKYVVHELYKAYPDEILDIKKEQELIEAYDKIIFQFPFYWFSSPSLLKKWFDEVLLHGWAYGSKSGYKVAGKKVALAISAGVDDEDFKADGKYRYTVIEFTRPFELSFEYIKADYQKPFVYYGMEHNTSPEWIERSVPMYLDFLDNL from the coding sequence ATGAAAACATTAGTAATAGTAACTCATCCAAAAATGGAAGAATCTTTAATCAACAAAAGATGGGTAGAAGAGTTGAATAAGTTTCCGGAAAAGTATGTCGTTCACGAACTGTATAAAGCCTATCCGGACGAAATATTAGATATTAAAAAAGAACAGGAATTAATAGAAGCTTATGATAAAATTATTTTTCAGTTTCCATTTTATTGGTTTAGCAGTCCGTCTTTGTTAAAAAAATGGTTTGATGAAGTTTTGTTGCACGGGTGGGCTTATGGAAGCAAAAGCGGATATAAAGTCGCCGGAAAAAAAGTTGCTTTGGCCATATCTGCTGGTGTTGATGATGAAGATTTTAAGGCTGATGGAAAATACAGATATACCGTGATTGAATTCACAAGACCCTTTGAGCTCAGCTTTGAGTATATAAAAGCAGATTATCAAAAACCTTTTGTTTATTATGGAATGGAGCATAATACCTCTCCGGAATGGATTGAAAGAAGTGTTCCGATGTATCTTGATTTTCTTGATAATTTATAA
- a CDS encoding helix-turn-helix domain-containing protein, with protein MENEIILNKLNRIEKHIFGLKAILNVEELSDYTGFKKSYIYKLVHSNSIPFSKPNGKVLFFERKKIDEWLLKNSHKSNDEIQQEALEFSLRKNKT; from the coding sequence ATGGAAAACGAAATCATTCTAAACAAACTCAATCGAATTGAAAAACACATCTTCGGGCTCAAAGCTATTCTTAATGTTGAAGAACTTTCAGATTACACCGGATTTAAAAAATCCTACATCTACAAATTAGTTCATTCCAACAGTATTCCTTTTTCTAAGCCTAATGGGAAAGTTCTCTTTTTTGAACGTAAAAAAATTGACGAGTGGTTGTTAAAAAACAGTCATAAATCAAATGATGAAATTCAACAAGAAGCCTTAGAATTTTCTTTACGCAAAAATAAAACCTGA